From a single Candoia aspera isolate rCanAsp1 chromosome 2, rCanAsp1.hap2, whole genome shotgun sequence genomic region:
- the MYOCD gene encoding myocardin isoform X1: MTLLGSEHSMLIRSKFRSVLQLRLQQRRSREQLASQGIMPPLKSPSPFHEQKKSLERTKTEDYLKHKIRNRPEHSELLDMHIVQDSTSEESIQTTQMKLKRARLADNLNEKIALRPGPLELVEKNIIPVDSAVKEAIKGTQGNFTKSSDAFAFEEDSSNDGMSPEQVKSEDSQGSTELAARIKISEATFPSVSGTTQGHSHSSENDMADSSSLQNSQPESPKQLNGEQTPPIPITTSVKSKSSSDGKNRHKKPKEMKPKVKKLKYHQYIPPDQKAEKSPPPMDSAYARLLQQQQLFLQLQILSQQQQHRHPQQFNYPGSHSSQLKQPNEQMPKISSSSPATVTNNPLSPVKGTFSGPSCISSLKPGPLPSNLDDLKVSELRQQLRIRGLPVSGTKTALMERLRPFQECSGNSVASFNEITTVTFPVTPTSSLSSYPSQSSTSLLSNGFYHFGSTSSTPPISPASSDLSVNGSLPDSFNEGPMSSPQFILHPSPVQGGCEENLVGSINGAGIQHDVERVDTEKDKMLVEKQKVINELTWKLQQEQRQVEELRMQLQKRKRSHGLEEKQPPARVFGFPVKQENTVSSCPFASKQAALKGKASNSEALSNCGTPQMPHLVNSHCMEPSGQNGILSSTFLSPQCSPQHSPLEAAKSPQHISLPPSPNSHYLLSMSPSHQGEGRSSSPQPSRHLCTALVPTQGGPKYSILSASFCKSSAALPEGKQPPPYADAVKQQMTQSQQMDELLDVLIETGEMPANAKEDRPCLQKVPQITVSSGTSGTPLLLKASTSFEQNTSNQLSFERCSSSNSHLEILLNSHSPLGRSSEVTLLKLGTEEPHFDGTMEGFSNKAADELVSPHEILPTPLSPMETQLSPSSGEGSGLHMSFTESPWETMEWLDLTPPSSANGFGSLTTTGPSIFNIDFLDVTDLNLNSTMDLHLQQW, encoded by the exons TTTTACAGTTGCGGCTGCAGCAGCGAAGAAGCCGAGAGCAGCTTGCCAGCCAAGGAATCATGCCAC CACTGAAAAGCCCCTCTCCCTTCCATGAGCAAAAGAAGAGCTTGGAGAGAACCAAG ACTGAAGATTATTTAAAGCACAAGATCCGAAACAGACCTGAGCATTCTGAACTGCTTGATATGCACATTGTTCAAG ATTCAACTTCAGAAGAATCCATTCAAACTACTCAGATGAAACTAAAACGAGCTCGTCTTGCAGACAATCTGAATGAAAAAATTGCTCTTAGACCAGGACCTCTAGAGCTGGTGGAGAAGAATATCATTCCAGTTGACTCAGCTGTGAAAGAGGCCATCAAAG GTACCCAGGGAAACTTCACTAAATCTTCAGATGCCTTTGCTTTTGAAGAAGATAGCAGCAATGATGGGATGTCCCCAGAGCAGGTTAAAAGTGAAGATTCTCAGGGATCCACAGAATTGGCAGCACGAATCAAAATATCTGAAGCAACATTTCCTTCAGTGTCTGGGACAACTCAG GGTCATTCCCATAGTTCTGAAAACGATATGGCTGATTCATCATCTCTGCAAAATAGCCAGCCGGAAAGTCCAAAACAGCTAAATGGGGAGCAGACACCTCCTATCCCTATTACTACATCTGTAAAG TCAAAATCCTCAAGCGATGGCAAGAATCGCCACAAAAAACCTAAGGAGATGAAGCCCAaagtgaagaagctgaagtatcACCAGTACATTCCACCAGACCAGAAAGCTGAGAAGTCCCCTCCTCCCATGGACTCAGCCTACGCCAGGCTTCTGCAACAACAGCAGCTCTTCCTGCAGCTCCAGATCCTTAGCCAGCAACAGCAGCATCGGCATCCACAGCAGTTCAATTACCCTGGGTCACATTCCTCTCAACTGAA GCAACCAAATGAGCAAATGCCTAAAATCTCAAGCTCTTCCCCTGCGACAGTCACCAATAACCCTCTTTCTCCAGTGAAGGGAACCTTTTCTGGGCCATCTTGCATTTCTTCTCTCAAACCAGGTCCTCTCCCATCCAATCTGGATGACCTGAAA GTGTCAGAATTAAGACAGCAACTCCGAATAAGGGGACTTCCTGTATCAGGTACAAAAACAGCCTTGATGGAACGTCTTAGACCCTTTCAAGAGTGCAGTGGGAATTCAGTGGCTTCTTTCAATGAAATAACCACTGTCACTTTCCCAGTCACTCCAACAAGCTCTCTGTCCAGCTATCCATCACAGTCTTCTACCAGTCTGTTATCCAATGGCTTTTACCATTTTGGCAGCACTAGTTCTACTCCACCCATCTCTCCAGCTTCCTCTGACCTTTCAGTGAATGGTTCCTTGCCAGACAGTTTCAATGAAGGACCAATGTCTTCCCCACAGTTCATCTTGCACCCTTCACCTGTGCAAGGTGGTTGTGAGGAGAACCTGGTGGGAAGCATTAACGGAGCTGGCATCCAGCATGATGTTGAAAGGGTTGACACGGAGAAAGACAAAATGCTGGTGGAAAAGCAGAAAGTCATCAATGAGCTGACTTGGAAATTGCAGCAAGAGCAGAGGCAAGTGGAAGAGCTGAGAATGCAGCTCCAGAAGCGCAAAAGAAGCCATGGACTGGAAGAGAAGCAGCCCCCAGCACGTGTGTTTGGTTTTCCAGTCAAGCAAGAGAACACTGTGTCCAGCTGCCCATTTGCCTCTAAGCAAGCTGCCTTGAAAGGTAAGGCTAGCAACTCTGAGGCATTGAGTAACTGTGGGACACCTCAGATGCCTCATCTTGTAAATAGCCATTGCATGGAACCTTCTGGACAAAATGGCATACTGTCCTCCACATTCCTAAGCCCACAGTGCTCTCCTCAGCATTCTCCACTAGAGGCAGCAAAGAGTCCTCAACATATCAGCCTTCCGCCCTCCCCAAACAGCCATTACCTTCTCTCCATGTCTCCTAGCCATCAGGGTGAAGGTCGCAGCAGTTCTCCACAACCTAGCCGCCATTTGTGCACAGCTCTG GTGCCGACACAAGGGGGCCCAAAGTATTCCATTCTGTCTGCCagcttttgtaaatccagtgctGCTCTCCCAGAGGGAAAACAGCCTCCACCTTATGCTGATGCTGTGAAACAG CAAATGACTCAAAGTCAGCAGATGGATGAACTGTTAGATGTGCTTATTGAAACTGGAG AAATGCCTGCAAATGCTAAAGAGGACCGCCCTTGTCTTCAGAAGGTACCTCAGATAACAGtgtcttcagggacttctggaacacCCTTGCTACTAAAGGCATCCACATCATTTGAGCAAAACACCTCAAATCAGCTCTCCTTTGAACGCTGCTCTAGCAGCAATAGTCATTTGGAAATCTTGTTAAATTCCCACAGTCCTCTTGGGCGGTCAAGTGAAGTCACCCTCCTGAAATTGGGTACTGAGGAACCTCACTTTGATGGCACAATGGAAGGATTTTCTAACAAGGCTGCCGATGAACTAGTCTCACCCCACGAGATCCTGCCAACTCCCCTCTCGCCCATGGAGACTCAGTTGTCTCCCTCATCTGGTGAAGGATCTGGTTTGCACATGAGCTTCACAGAGTCTCCCTGGGAAACAATGGAATGGCTGGACCTCACGCCACCAAGCTCAGCCAATGGTTTTGGTTCCCTTACCACAACAGGGCCCAGCATCTTTAACATTGATTTCTTAGATGTTACTGATCTCAACTTGAACAGCACTATGGATCTGCACTTACAACAGTGGTGA
- the MYOCD gene encoding myocardin isoform X2, with protein sequence MGKLRLREITPFPRPPTLKSPSPFHEQKKSLERTKTEDYLKHKIRNRPEHSELLDMHIVQDSTSEESIQTTQMKLKRARLADNLNEKIALRPGPLELVEKNIIPVDSAVKEAIKGTQGNFTKSSDAFAFEEDSSNDGMSPEQVKSEDSQGSTELAARIKISEATFPSVSGTTQGHSHSSENDMADSSSLQNSQPESPKQLNGEQTPPIPITTSVKSKSSSDGKNRHKKPKEMKPKVKKLKYHQYIPPDQKAEKSPPPMDSAYARLLQQQQLFLQLQILSQQQQHRHPQQFNYPGSHSSQLKQPNEQMPKISSSSPATVTNNPLSPVKGTFSGPSCISSLKPGPLPSNLDDLKVSELRQQLRIRGLPVSGTKTALMERLRPFQECSGNSVASFNEITTVTFPVTPTSSLSSYPSQSSTSLLSNGFYHFGSTSSTPPISPASSDLSVNGSLPDSFNEGPMSSPQFILHPSPVQGGCEENLVGSINGAGIQHDVERVDTEKDKMLVEKQKVINELTWKLQQEQRQVEELRMQLQKRKRSHGLEEKQPPARVFGFPVKQENTVSSCPFASKQAALKGKASNSEALSNCGTPQMPHLVNSHCMEPSGQNGILSSTFLSPQCSPQHSPLEAAKSPQHISLPPSPNSHYLLSMSPSHQGEGRSSSPQPSRHLCTALVPTQGGPKYSILSASFCKSSAALPEGKQPPPYADAVKQQMTQSQQMDELLDVLIETGEMPANAKEDRPCLQKVPQITVSSGTSGTPLLLKASTSFEQNTSNQLSFERCSSSNSHLEILLNSHSPLGRSSEVTLLKLGTEEPHFDGTMEGFSNKAADELVSPHEILPTPLSPMETQLSPSSGEGSGLHMSFTESPWETMEWLDLTPPSSANGFGSLTTTGPSIFNIDFLDVTDLNLNSTMDLHLQQW encoded by the exons ATGGGGAAACTGAGACTGAGAGAGATAACACCTTTCCCAAGGCCACCCA CACTGAAAAGCCCCTCTCCCTTCCATGAGCAAAAGAAGAGCTTGGAGAGAACCAAG ACTGAAGATTATTTAAAGCACAAGATCCGAAACAGACCTGAGCATTCTGAACTGCTTGATATGCACATTGTTCAAG ATTCAACTTCAGAAGAATCCATTCAAACTACTCAGATGAAACTAAAACGAGCTCGTCTTGCAGACAATCTGAATGAAAAAATTGCTCTTAGACCAGGACCTCTAGAGCTGGTGGAGAAGAATATCATTCCAGTTGACTCAGCTGTGAAAGAGGCCATCAAAG GTACCCAGGGAAACTTCACTAAATCTTCAGATGCCTTTGCTTTTGAAGAAGATAGCAGCAATGATGGGATGTCCCCAGAGCAGGTTAAAAGTGAAGATTCTCAGGGATCCACAGAATTGGCAGCACGAATCAAAATATCTGAAGCAACATTTCCTTCAGTGTCTGGGACAACTCAG GGTCATTCCCATAGTTCTGAAAACGATATGGCTGATTCATCATCTCTGCAAAATAGCCAGCCGGAAAGTCCAAAACAGCTAAATGGGGAGCAGACACCTCCTATCCCTATTACTACATCTGTAAAG TCAAAATCCTCAAGCGATGGCAAGAATCGCCACAAAAAACCTAAGGAGATGAAGCCCAaagtgaagaagctgaagtatcACCAGTACATTCCACCAGACCAGAAAGCTGAGAAGTCCCCTCCTCCCATGGACTCAGCCTACGCCAGGCTTCTGCAACAACAGCAGCTCTTCCTGCAGCTCCAGATCCTTAGCCAGCAACAGCAGCATCGGCATCCACAGCAGTTCAATTACCCTGGGTCACATTCCTCTCAACTGAA GCAACCAAATGAGCAAATGCCTAAAATCTCAAGCTCTTCCCCTGCGACAGTCACCAATAACCCTCTTTCTCCAGTGAAGGGAACCTTTTCTGGGCCATCTTGCATTTCTTCTCTCAAACCAGGTCCTCTCCCATCCAATCTGGATGACCTGAAA GTGTCAGAATTAAGACAGCAACTCCGAATAAGGGGACTTCCTGTATCAGGTACAAAAACAGCCTTGATGGAACGTCTTAGACCCTTTCAAGAGTGCAGTGGGAATTCAGTGGCTTCTTTCAATGAAATAACCACTGTCACTTTCCCAGTCACTCCAACAAGCTCTCTGTCCAGCTATCCATCACAGTCTTCTACCAGTCTGTTATCCAATGGCTTTTACCATTTTGGCAGCACTAGTTCTACTCCACCCATCTCTCCAGCTTCCTCTGACCTTTCAGTGAATGGTTCCTTGCCAGACAGTTTCAATGAAGGACCAATGTCTTCCCCACAGTTCATCTTGCACCCTTCACCTGTGCAAGGTGGTTGTGAGGAGAACCTGGTGGGAAGCATTAACGGAGCTGGCATCCAGCATGATGTTGAAAGGGTTGACACGGAGAAAGACAAAATGCTGGTGGAAAAGCAGAAAGTCATCAATGAGCTGACTTGGAAATTGCAGCAAGAGCAGAGGCAAGTGGAAGAGCTGAGAATGCAGCTCCAGAAGCGCAAAAGAAGCCATGGACTGGAAGAGAAGCAGCCCCCAGCACGTGTGTTTGGTTTTCCAGTCAAGCAAGAGAACACTGTGTCCAGCTGCCCATTTGCCTCTAAGCAAGCTGCCTTGAAAGGTAAGGCTAGCAACTCTGAGGCATTGAGTAACTGTGGGACACCTCAGATGCCTCATCTTGTAAATAGCCATTGCATGGAACCTTCTGGACAAAATGGCATACTGTCCTCCACATTCCTAAGCCCACAGTGCTCTCCTCAGCATTCTCCACTAGAGGCAGCAAAGAGTCCTCAACATATCAGCCTTCCGCCCTCCCCAAACAGCCATTACCTTCTCTCCATGTCTCCTAGCCATCAGGGTGAAGGTCGCAGCAGTTCTCCACAACCTAGCCGCCATTTGTGCACAGCTCTG GTGCCGACACAAGGGGGCCCAAAGTATTCCATTCTGTCTGCCagcttttgtaaatccagtgctGCTCTCCCAGAGGGAAAACAGCCTCCACCTTATGCTGATGCTGTGAAACAG CAAATGACTCAAAGTCAGCAGATGGATGAACTGTTAGATGTGCTTATTGAAACTGGAG AAATGCCTGCAAATGCTAAAGAGGACCGCCCTTGTCTTCAGAAGGTACCTCAGATAACAGtgtcttcagggacttctggaacacCCTTGCTACTAAAGGCATCCACATCATTTGAGCAAAACACCTCAAATCAGCTCTCCTTTGAACGCTGCTCTAGCAGCAATAGTCATTTGGAAATCTTGTTAAATTCCCACAGTCCTCTTGGGCGGTCAAGTGAAGTCACCCTCCTGAAATTGGGTACTGAGGAACCTCACTTTGATGGCACAATGGAAGGATTTTCTAACAAGGCTGCCGATGAACTAGTCTCACCCCACGAGATCCTGCCAACTCCCCTCTCGCCCATGGAGACTCAGTTGTCTCCCTCATCTGGTGAAGGATCTGGTTTGCACATGAGCTTCACAGAGTCTCCCTGGGAAACAATGGAATGGCTGGACCTCACGCCACCAAGCTCAGCCAATGGTTTTGGTTCCCTTACCACAACAGGGCCCAGCATCTTTAACATTGATTTCTTAGATGTTACTGATCTCAACTTGAACAGCACTATGGATCTGCACTTACAACAGTGGTGA